The following are encoded together in the Aciduricibacillus chroicocephali genome:
- a CDS encoding LTA synthase family protein, translated as MSLTKKKWVIALYIIVAAIAIGLNSALVVDWLNKSMFIDYTIVNKSEINESFNHGASLIFLITILIYAILGSTAMSIVVTDGLMVGLVIANHIKVEQRNEFITYSDLRTVATPGELLSFINISFRTAALFIIAAFMLFVLLQWLARKLLKRLDLWPNGKSRITLFLISLLCLSAICVKPNAYNAYILKYKEPHLHNWDPMYRAHRDGFVPSFIHTMKPNYMDKPSSYKKENLLEISRKYKDVAKDKNEKRNKSLNDSQTILYLSESLMDPKQLPDLLLNETPIPYISKMAREHIGGTMYSPYIGGGTANVEWSILTSFSLEDFREPLIVTPYADFFAGSRNHNTVLSYYDRQKVAIHPYTAELYNRKTVYNVMGFDEFLYLNHGIKYTKKLGTHHRISDESLTEEVLEMVAEKNPGLIHVLSMQNHVPYDGTIPEMGYQPKINLNVYPKEKRKELINYLQGIHASDKAIETMIKKLKASRQEVNIVFYGDHLPGVFTGMEDRFGTDKLHETPWFIYMNHVRSQGGQHLEGLSPAFIVPALLQEGNYRLSAFHSLMDELLSKGVKRIGMDYVVTEKGKVPNYELPNDLREMIHDYHLIEYDALFGNHWLGDTFFSEIKS; from the coding sequence GATTAATGAGTCTTTTAATCATGGTGCCTCACTAATTTTCCTAATTACTATTTTAATTTATGCAATTCTTGGGAGCACTGCCATGAGTATAGTTGTGACAGATGGGCTTATGGTAGGTTTGGTCATCGCAAATCATATAAAAGTTGAGCAGCGGAATGAATTTATCACTTATTCGGACTTGCGGACAGTTGCTACACCAGGGGAACTATTGTCATTCATAAATATATCGTTCCGAACTGCCGCATTGTTTATTATTGCTGCTTTTATGTTATTCGTCCTTTTACAATGGCTGGCGAGAAAACTCTTGAAACGACTGGATCTGTGGCCTAATGGAAAATCGAGAATCACTTTGTTCCTCATCTCTCTTTTATGTCTTTCCGCGATATGCGTTAAACCGAATGCTTATAACGCGTATATTTTGAAATACAAAGAGCCGCATCTTCATAATTGGGACCCGATGTACCGGGCGCATAGAGATGGCTTTGTACCGAGTTTTATCCATACGATGAAACCGAATTATATGGATAAACCATCCAGTTATAAAAAGGAAAATTTATTGGAGATTTCCCGTAAATACAAAGATGTTGCAAAAGATAAGAATGAGAAACGCAATAAGTCACTTAATGATTCGCAGACGATACTCTATTTAAGCGAGTCACTAATGGACCCTAAACAGCTTCCTGATTTGCTGTTAAATGAAACGCCGATTCCTTATATCTCAAAAATGGCGAGAGAACATATTGGAGGTACAATGTACAGCCCGTACATTGGGGGAGGTACGGCAAACGTGGAGTGGTCGATTTTGACTTCTTTCAGTCTGGAGGACTTTCGGGAGCCGCTTATAGTCACACCATATGCAGATTTCTTCGCCGGTTCGAGAAATCATAATACCGTGCTTAGTTACTACGACCGTCAGAAGGTAGCCATCCACCCTTATACGGCAGAGCTATATAATAGGAAGACAGTTTACAATGTTATGGGTTTTGATGAGTTTCTTTATTTGAATCATGGAATCAAGTATACGAAGAAGCTCGGGACACACCATCGTATATCTGATGAATCATTGACTGAAGAAGTGCTTGAAATGGTAGCAGAAAAGAATCCCGGGCTTATTCATGTGTTGTCCATGCAGAATCATGTTCCATACGATGGGACTATTCCGGAAATGGGTTATCAGCCAAAAATCAATCTAAATGTCTATCCTAAGGAAAAGAGAAAAGAACTCATAAACTATCTGCAGGGAATTCACGCATCAGACAAAGCGATTGAAACGATGATAAAGAAATTGAAGGCGTCTCGCCAAGAAGTGAATATCGTCTTCTATGGAGACCATCTACCTGGAGTGTTTACCGGTATGGAAGATAGATTCGGTACGGATAAACTGCATGAAACACCATGGTTTATCTACATGAATCATGTGAGGAGTCAAGGGGGACAGCATCTTGAAGGGTTATCGCCAGCCTTCATCGTTCCAGCTCTTCTCCAAGAAGGCAACTATCGTTTATCTGCATTCCATAGTCTAATGGACGAACTTTTGAGTAAAGGGGTTAAACGAATAGGGATGGATTACGTTGTTACGGAGAAAGGAAAAGTTCCCAATTATGAACTCCCTAATGATTTGCGAGAAATGATTCATGACTATCATCTCATAGAGTATGATGCATTGTTTGGTAATCATTGGCTTGGCGATACCTTCTTTTCGGAAATCAAATCTTAG
- a CDS encoding WXG100 family type VII secretion target, translating into MSGQIMMTPEELKSRARTYGQSSQEIEGILSRLKSLQSQLSAEWKGRAFEQFDVQFTQLEPKVRDFAHLMQEINEQLNKTAEAVAQQDEALSRNFGLS; encoded by the coding sequence ATGTCAGGCCAAATTATGATGACGCCGGAAGAGCTGAAGTCGAGAGCAAGAACATATGGACAGAGTTCACAGGAAATCGAAGGAATTCTATCACGTTTGAAGAGTCTTCAATCACAATTGAGTGCAGAGTGGAAAGGTCGCGCTTTCGAACAGTTTGATGTTCAGTTCACTCAGTTGGAACCAAAAGTACGTGATTTCGCTCATTTGATGCAGGAAATCAATGAACAATTGAACAAGACAGCTGAAGCAGTTGCACAGCAGGATGAAGCGCTATCACGCAACTTCGGTCTTTCCTGA